The genomic segment TTCTGTGTAATTTGTTCAATTGCCCGTTCAACTTTTGAGGCGAGTTCGGGGTGCTTGGGCTGGATGATTGGGATAAGATCATTGAAAATTGATTTCATCCTTTGGGTTCATTGTTTGAAAGTGGGGCAATCCGTTGCCACCTTTGGAAAGGTAAAATGATGCGAGTTTTGCATTCTTATTACCGTCAGTTTTGTTCAGATTCATTTTGATTTGTTTTTAAAGATTCTTTAATTCCGAAATAGATTATTCCGGCTGTGATTGAATAAAAAAGTGCTTGGGTAATTATTAGTAAAATCATTTTGGTTAATTGTATGATCCGGTTTGTTTTCTTAAAAAGACTCGGCCTGTGCCGATTCCTATTTTTGTTTCAAATAAAAAGGAGTCGATTTCTGTGATCTCCCCTCTTATGGTCAATTCAAACATTGAGTTGTGAATCGTGGTTTCGCTTCTGATTTTTCCAAACTGGTTTAACTTTTCAACCATCATTTTGGCCTCCGCTTGCATTTCAAGTTCTTTTAATCTGTGCCGGGGTATTTTGGCCCCAGCATTTGTTTTGTACCCGGAATTATTTGCCGGGTTGCTTCGGTTTTTGTTTTCCATATTCATGAGATTTTTTAGTTTCCTTTTTCAAAGTCATGGCGCAAATCACCTTTGTAGCCGGGGTCGTCAAAGTCGGAAATATCTTCTGCCAGTTGTCCTGATCTTCTGTAATGGACATCGCATATTAAATACAATGTATCGTGTAAATGCTTTTCGATTCTTTCGAGTGGCACATATTCACCTGTGATGTCATCGACTGGGGAGGCTGCTACCTCAATGATTTTTAGCTCGTAATCGGGTGATTCAAAATCCGGGTTAATGATTTGGGCAGTAAACCTGATGTCATATAAAACCCCTTCGATGGTGCGCTCTATTTGATGCGCTGAATTTCTTTCTTCCATTGTAATGGGAGGGAAATAAACAAGGTGGTTTTGAGCGATGGATTTTCTTACACTTAACATTGTGTCGAGTGCGTTTTTTGCCTCCTTAATAGCTATATCAAGGTGGTTTAGCGTTTCGATCGTGTGATGGTCAAGATTTAACGTACTCATTTTTTTTGTTTTGCATTTTTAAAAACCGGGCAGCTATGCGCTGGCTGCCCGGCTGGTTCCAAAATTCCATTCTTGGGATGGTTCCGATTGGTAGGATTTTATGAACGAAGCATCTTTATATTTCAAATTCCTATCTATATAGAAATTCCTAATATGTTAATTTTCAACAGATTGCATCAAATTCCGCTTGGCTTGTTGTAATTTTGCCAAGTAGCCAAGCAAGTCATGCACAGCGTAATACTTTGACCTTCCAAGATTAATGGAAGGGATTTGCCGGGAAATCAACTTGAAGGCTTGTGGCCCCATTCCTAAGTATTGAGCCGCTTCTTCATAATTTTTTAACCCTGCTTCGATCGCTGCCTGTGGTTTCGTCTTGGTTGTCATTGTGTAATTGTTTATTAAATTGTAGTACAAATATACTATTGTCTTTACGTATTTGTCAAGTTTTTGGGTAATTATTTTACACTTTTGTTTATAATTTTTAAATAATAATATATAACGTTTTGACAGGCAAAGACTTAGAAAATATTATAAAATTATTGAGGTTCACCAATACGGAGGCAGCAAACATTCTTGGGGTTACTCGCCAAACCCTGTACACATGGATAGGCCGAGCAAAATGCCGTTAAGGTGTTTGGGATTTTGAATGATAGGATTTAATCAAGGTCTTTAATTTGGAGCGAAATATCTACCCCGACAAATTCAGCTATTTTCAAAAATACATCCACCGAGGGGCAATATTTCCCGTTGAGCATTTTGCTTAAATTAGCCTGATCTATCCCGGTTGCAGCTTCAATATCCTTTTGAGTTATGCCCCTATGTTGGGCTATTTGAAAGAGGTATTTCAAAAGCAGGAGCCGGGATTGTTTTATTTTGGTCAGTGCCATGATAGTGTGTTGATTAGTAATTTTATTGTTGGCTATACGAAACAAACCTTCGTAAAGCCGCAAGTTAGCAAACATTAAAACGATTTGCTAACACCGTATATAATTTATGCCTAATTAAGTGCTTTAAATAAGGTTTGTTGCTCATTTGCTTTTTCTTCTTTTTTTTCTTCCACCCTTTTTTTAGCAATATTATGGTAATGCTCATTCATTTCAATTCCTATTCCGTTTCTGTTGGTGTTTTTACACGCAACTAAAGTGCTTCCAGAACCCATAGTTAAATCTACAACTAAATCATTTTCATTACTAAAAGTCTTTATTAAATCTTCTAATAATAAAATAGGTTTTTGCGTTGGATGGTGTCCTTCATAATCTTTTTTGTATTTAAGAATGTTACTTTTGTATTTTTTGCCTTCCCATAAATTAAAGGTACTTCTAAATCTTTTAAAACAATTAAAATGTATTTCTTTAAGTTCTTTATACTCTCTATTAAAAAACCCTGTTACTTCTCTTAATTTTAAATAATGTTTTTCAGGTATCATTGATGGTTGCAAAGAACTACACCAATGGTATGCTGAACCACCGTGTCCTTTCGTGTTTAAACCACAAACACCACACATTTCATCCAATGTTAAGTTTGCTTTTTTACGCTCTATATTCAAATACTTTCTATAACTATCATCTTCACCATAAGTTCCGTGAGAGCCTTTACTAAATATTAAAACATCTTCATAATAATTTAAAGGTGCTTTTTTAGCAGTCAACGCATTTGCAAAGTGGTCTTTCTCCCAAATCATAGAATAATTAAACGGTAAATTTGGTAATGCTTTATTTATCAATTCATTTGTAAATGGTTGTTGAGCAAATAAAACCATTTTACCGTTCTTTCTTAATATTCTGTTTGCTATTTTATATATTTCGTTTGTATCAATCACTTCATCCCATTCACACTTGCCACTCATTCCGTGATTTACGTTTTTAATATCCTTCACAGTTCCATAAGGTAAATCTGTTAATATTAAGTCAACACTTCCACTTTCTATTTTATCGCTTTCAATTAGGCAATCGCCTTTTAATAATGTTATCATTTTAATTTTTCAAATTAATTTGCCCTCGCTCAAAAAAAAGAAGAAAAAGGGTTCGTGTTTATATCAATGTTTAGGTTTATCGATGGCACAAATCATATACGAATACGTTATGCACAACCTTAAAACAGCTCCGATTTAACGGTGTGCGATTCAATCCGATTTTTAGCAATTAAGAAATTTGTTTCAATCATTTCAATTCCGATAAATGAACGGTTCATATTCTTACAAGCTATTCCAGTCGTTCCGCTTCCCATAAAAGGGTCAAAAACAACCATGCCTTCATCGCTACTATGCAAAAGTATTTTTTCAATTAATTCAACAGGCTTTTGTGTTTCGTGGTATTCTTGTTTGCATTTACCAATTTGCCACACACTACCATCTCTCTTTCCTCTTATTTGGTGCTTCCCGTTGGTTGCAAACATTATACTTTCGTAGTTAAAAGAGAAATTGCCTTTTAAGTCCCCCATACCTCCACCTCCTTTAAACCAAATAATTTGATTTTTAGCATCAAAGTGATTTTTTATTTTTAGCCACCAATAAGGCATTACATCAAATCGGGTAAAAATATAAATCGCTGCATTTGGTTTTAATATTCGCTTAAATTCTCTCATTAATTCATCTACGAAAACCATTACTGAAAATCCATCATCTCCGTGTACCAATTCAGTCGAGCCACTTTTATAACCCTTTGTAAAATTTATTCCGTATGGTGGGTCTGTAATTATTAAATCAACCGAGTTTTCGGGTATTTCTTTAATTGCTAAAAAACAGTCCTTATTCATGAGATTAAAAAAAGGCTGTGCATAACACGGTATATAACCAATAGCGGTTTCCGTGCTGTTTTGAAGTTCTGTGCTTTCTATATTCATTCTACTAATTTGATAAGTTATTACTATTTATTCCGCTACTGGTCATATACCCAACCGTTAGGCGTAATGCTAAAACAGCGTTCCATTCAAAGTTTCGTTAGCTAACCGACAATAGTTTGAATTTATTTCGCTACCAAAGTATTTAAGTCCAAATGACTTCGCCACCTTTAATGTAGTTCCTGTTCCAGCATAAGGGTCATAAACCACAAAATCTTCGGTTTTATCCTTAATACACATAATTATATTAGTTGGCAACTCCTCTGGAAATGGTGCAGGATGAAGCGGATTAGGTTTAGCAGAAAACTGCCATACTTCACCAACAAATAAAGGTGATTTTGCTCTTTCAAAGTTAGGTTGGCAAGGTGTTTTGGTCAGCCAAAAAATCAACTCTGTATTAGGCAAGTATCTAATAGGTGAAACAGCAGGGCTATTTTTCCTGTCCCAAGTTATTT from the Saprospiraceae bacterium genome contains:
- a CDS encoding site-specific DNA-methyltransferase; protein product: MITLLKGDCLIESDKIESGSVDLILTDLPYGTVKDIKNVNHGMSGKCEWDEVIDTNEIYKIANRILRKNGKMVLFAQQPFTNELINKALPNLPFNYSMIWEKDHFANALTAKKAPLNYYEDVLIFSKGSHGTYGEDDSYRKYLNIERKKANLTLDEMCGVCGLNTKGHGGSAYHWCSSLQPSMIPEKHYLKLREVTGFFNREYKELKEIHFNCFKRFRSTFNLWEGKKYKSNILKYKKDYEGHHPTQKPILLLEDLIKTFSNENDLVVDLTMGSGSTLVACKNTNRNGIGIEMNEHYHNIAKKRVEEKKEEKANEQQTLFKALN
- a CDS encoding site-specific DNA-methyltransferase: MNIESTELQNSTETAIGYIPCYAQPFFNLMNKDCFLAIKEIPENSVDLIITDPPYGINFTKGYKSGSTELVHGDDGFSVMVFVDELMREFKRILKPNAAIYIFTRFDVMPYWWLKIKNHFDAKNQIIWFKGGGGMGDLKGNFSFNYESIMFATNGKHQIRGKRDGSVWQIGKCKQEYHETQKPVELIEKILLHSSDEGMVVFDPFMGSGTTGIACKNMNRSFIGIEMIETNFLIAKNRIESHTVKSELF
- a CDS encoding helix-turn-helix transcriptional regulator is translated as MFANLRLYEGLFRIANNKITNQHTIMALTKIKQSRLLLLKYLFQIAQHRGITQKDIEAATGIDQANLSKMLNGKYCPSVDVFLKIAEFVGVDISLQIKDLD